One region of Chlorobiota bacterium genomic DNA includes:
- the htpG gene encoding molecular chaperone HtpG, with amino-acid sequence MQERMEFQTEARQLLDLMIHSVYSNKDIVLRELISNSSDALDKLRIESLQNEELRGEWSDPAIRIEFDNEARTVSITDNGIGMNRQEIVTNIGTIARSGTREFLTMLKSKSEGGEAVSADLIGQFGVGFYSTFMIADRVTLLTRRAGESSAWQWESTGDGTYTIQEAERTGHGTTVTLHLKPVDHEDAMNDYADEWTIRSIIKKYSDFVSYPIQLRTEKPATDDDKNNNAALVTERGTVIRQETINSMKALWTRPASEIQQTEYNEFYKHIGHDWSDPLRAIHFRAEGTFEYFALLFIPSRAPMDLFTREGVHGLNLYVKRVFIMEDAKDLLPTYLRFVKGVVDSEDLPLNISREILQQNRQIQLMRKRITKKVLDTLGELRDSDGEKYKAFWSEFGSVLKEGVYQDEENREQLLGLGMFNTTNGEGVATLSEYIERMKEGQEAIWYITGENLSVLRNSPHLEAFRDRGHEVILLSDAIDAIWTGMVEEFKGKKFQSITRGDVDLGSGEEKKEQEKERKEKTEEFGALLGAIKERLHDDVKEVRISNRLRSSAACLVADEHDMTPQMEKIMRAMGQEPPRSKRIMEVNPDHPVLGKLLAMQSDNVSDPQLGDYIDLLYGQAILAEGGELPDPARFSRLVANLMVKS; translated from the coding sequence ATGCAGGAACGAATGGAATTTCAGACCGAGGCCAGACAGCTTCTGGACCTGATGATCCACTCAGTCTATTCAAACAAGGACATCGTCCTTCGCGAATTGATCAGCAACAGCTCCGATGCCCTGGACAAACTCCGCATCGAATCGCTCCAGAACGAGGAGCTTCGGGGGGAATGGAGCGACCCCGCCATCCGTATCGAGTTCGACAACGAAGCCCGCACCGTTAGCATCACCGACAACGGCATTGGGATGAACCGCCAGGAAATCGTGACGAACATCGGCACGATTGCCCGCAGCGGAACCCGCGAATTTTTGACGATGCTGAAATCAAAATCGGAAGGGGGGGAAGCGGTCAGCGCGGACCTGATCGGCCAGTTCGGCGTTGGCTTCTACTCCACCTTTATGATTGCCGACCGCGTCACGCTGCTGACGCGCCGCGCCGGCGAATCATCGGCATGGCAATGGGAATCCACCGGCGACGGAACCTACACGATTCAGGAAGCCGAACGCACCGGCCACGGAACCACCGTCACGCTTCACCTGAAGCCGGTGGACCACGAAGATGCCATGAACGATTATGCCGACGAATGGACTATTCGGAGCATCATCAAGAAGTACAGCGATTTCGTCAGCTACCCCATCCAGCTCCGCACCGAAAAGCCCGCCACCGACGATGATAAAAACAACAACGCGGCACTGGTAACCGAGCGTGGGACGGTCATTCGCCAGGAGACGATCAACTCCATGAAGGCCCTCTGGACCCGCCCGGCAAGCGAAATTCAGCAAACCGAGTACAACGAATTCTACAAGCATATCGGCCACGATTGGAGCGACCCACTTCGCGCAATCCATTTCCGCGCCGAAGGGACGTTTGAGTATTTCGCGCTTCTGTTTATCCCGTCGCGTGCGCCGATGGACCTGTTCACACGCGAGGGGGTTCACGGGCTGAATCTGTACGTGAAGCGGGTGTTCATTATGGAAGATGCCAAGGACCTGTTGCCCACCTACCTGCGGTTCGTGAAAGGCGTGGTGGATTCCGAGGACCTTCCGCTGAACATCAGCCGCGAAATCCTTCAGCAAAACCGCCAAATCCAGCTGATGCGGAAGCGGATCACCAAAAAAGTGCTGGACACTTTGGGCGAGCTTCGCGACAGCGACGGCGAGAAATACAAGGCTTTTTGGAGTGAGTTCGGCAGCGTATTGAAGGAGGGGGTCTATCAGGATGAGGAGAACCGCGAGCAGTTGCTGGGATTGGGGATGTTCAACACCACCAACGGGGAAGGGGTGGCCACGCTGAGTGAGTATATCGAAAGGATGAAGGAGGGGCAGGAAGCAATCTGGTATATCACCGGCGAAAATCTTAGCGTGCTGCGGAACTCGCCCCACCTTGAGGCCTTCCGCGACCGTGGGCACGAGGTGATCCTTCTTAGCGATGCCATTGATGCAATCTGGACCGGAATGGTGGAGGAGTTCAAAGGGAAGAAATTCCAATCCATCACCCGTGGCGACGTTGATTTGGGAAGTGGCGAGGAGAAAAAGGAGCAGGAAAAAGAGCGGAAGGAGAAAACCGAGGAATTTGGGGCGTTGCTTGGGGCAATCAAGGAGCGGCTGCACGATGATGTGAAGGAGGTTCGCATCAGCAACCGGCTCCGTTCATCGGCCGCCTGCCTTGTTGCCGACGAACATGACATGACCCCGCAAATGGAAAAAATCATGCGGGCAATGGGCCAGGAGCCGCCACGCAGCAAGCGAATTATGGAGGTGAACCCGGACCACCCGGTGCTTGGGAAGCTGTTGGCAATGCAATCGGACAACGTAAGCGACCCACAACTGGGGGATTACATTGACCTGCTGTATGGCCAGGCAATTCTTGCTGAGGGGGGCGAGCTGCCGGATCCCGCACGATTCAGCCGCCTTGTTGCCAATTTGATGGTGAAATCCTAA
- a CDS encoding MCE family protein, which translates to MNSHNAQSTQQQSHTGQAPVMVTGKDKTKRLVRAGIFSMIGLAILVLGVFVIGDKQKMFSDTFAVYTRFKSVEGLKSGALVMLNGIKIGVVNRVQLKMDTATFVRIDMVLDGDYHDYIRTSTYATIDQQGLIGDKLITLTMADNSAPLVRDGDYIPSIPPTNYLAIVDEARSIVKNAQNITGSIDTLLLRFRKGEGTLGKLLTDEAAYNNLVGISAEAEKLFAETGRQFNEMSTTLNKATKNVDNITLETQKLVTDIGQGKGTFGALLYDRSLYDSLETLVGNLSVTANSASFAAKEFGINMRGLRSSWLVGGLFSGGEDEIKTTELQNKLIEIRLQELQRQEQLLKEREAELLRQQQQSRR; encoded by the coding sequence ATGAACAGCCATAACGCTCAATCCACGCAGCAACAGAGCCACACCGGGCAAGCCCCAGTGATGGTGACAGGGAAGGACAAAACAAAACGCCTTGTTCGTGCAGGCATTTTCTCAATGATTGGGTTGGCTATCCTTGTTCTTGGGGTGTTTGTCATCGGCGATAAACAGAAAATGTTCTCCGATACGTTCGCGGTCTATACCCGATTTAAATCGGTGGAAGGCCTGAAATCTGGAGCATTGGTGATGCTGAACGGAATTAAAATTGGGGTGGTGAATAGGGTGCAGCTAAAAATGGATACGGCAACGTTCGTGCGAATTGACATGGTGCTTGATGGAGATTACCACGATTACATTCGAACCTCAACCTACGCCACGATTGACCAACAAGGGCTGATTGGTGATAAACTTATCACCTTAACCATGGCCGATAATTCCGCCCCGCTGGTCCGCGATGGCGACTACATCCCATCCATCCCCCCCACCAACTATCTTGCCATTGTTGACGAAGCCCGCAGCATTGTTAAGAATGCCCAAAATATCACCGGCTCCATTGATACCCTGCTCCTCCGATTCCGCAAAGGGGAAGGGACCTTGGGGAAATTGCTGACCGATGAAGCCGCGTATAATAACCTGGTGGGTATTTCAGCCGAAGCAGAAAAATTGTTTGCGGAGACAGGAAGGCAATTCAACGAGATGAGCACCACGCTCAATAAAGCCACAAAAAATGTTGATAATATCACGCTGGAAACGCAGAAGCTGGTGACAGACATTGGACAAGGGAAAGGAACCTTTGGGGCATTGCTCTACGACCGCTCCTTATATGACTCGCTGGAAACATTGGTTGGGAATTTGAGCGTTACTGCAAATTCCGCCAGCTTTGCCGCCAAGGAATTTGGAATAAATATGCGCGGTCTGCGGAGCAGTTGGTTGGTGGGTGGGCTTTTCTCTGGCGGGGAAGATGAGATAAAAACAACCGAATTGCAGAATAAATTGATAGAAATTCGGCTGCAAGAATTGCAACGGCAGGAGCAACTGCTGAAGGAGCGTGAAGCAGAATTGCTACGGCAGCAGCAACAGTCGCGGCGGTGA
- a CDS encoding cupin domain-containing protein translates to MFLPNYRKLIRFSDEKMVKINLFESHRMFADLYCLRRGQSQKVHSHADNDKVYFVLEGECVCTLGQEERLLVAGESCAAPAGVPHGVRNDSETEAVLLVMMAPHP, encoded by the coding sequence ATGTTCCTACCGAATTACCGCAAGCTCATCCGTTTCAGCGATGAGAAAATGGTGAAAATAAACTTGTTCGAATCGCACCGGATGTTCGCCGATCTTTATTGCCTGCGCCGCGGGCAGTCGCAAAAAGTTCACAGCCATGCCGACAACGATAAGGTCTATTTCGTGCTGGAAGGGGAGTGCGTTTGCACCCTGGGCCAGGAGGAACGCCTGTTGGTTGCGGGCGAATCGTGCGCTGCCCCGGCTGGGGTTCCGCACGGTGTCCGCAACGATTCCGAAACCGAAGCGGTGCTGCTGGTGATGATGGCTCCGCATCCGTAA
- the dcm gene encoding DNA (cytosine-5-)-methyltransferase: protein MIKFVDLFSGIGGIRLGFQQALQKRGISSVCVKSSEVDKYACETYSSNFQENSYTDVKDIEEVEAFDVLLAGFPCQSFSYAGKQLGFADTRGTLFFEIERLLKKYRPKLCFLENVRGLTTHDNGRTFRTIIRSLEDIGYRIEFRLLNSSNYGIPQNRVRIYIVASLDAKPKITLPSDVGSSDSHSFIAYSQSLDLFNNKAVSVVRDILEDNPDSKYDCSPWFTAKLSQIVGGNLKKLNGVRLIDTRHGNSIHSWDIGIKGACNIQEINFMNLLISNRRRHIFGTHQDGKALTLEQIQHFYTKPDIHDVIDGLLDKGYLREENGRYNPVCGNMSFEVFKFLDPDSISITLTASDSHKLGVYHNHRLRRLTPRECARLQGFPDSFTLHPNDTYAYRQIGNAVSVPVIEQLFSNYFQNNTISLFSD, encoded by the coding sequence ATGATAAAATTCGTTGATCTTTTCTCAGGTATCGGTGGAATACGGTTGGGCTTTCAGCAAGCGTTGCAAAAGCGGGGCATCTCATCAGTGTGTGTTAAATCCTCTGAGGTTGACAAATATGCCTGTGAAACATACTCATCAAATTTTCAAGAGAACTCTTACACTGATGTCAAAGACATTGAAGAAGTAGAAGCATTCGATGTTCTGCTTGCCGGCTTCCCTTGCCAATCATTTTCTTATGCCGGCAAGCAGTTAGGATTTGCAGATACCAGAGGAACGTTATTCTTTGAAATTGAAAGGCTACTAAAAAAATACCGACCTAAACTCTGCTTTCTTGAGAATGTGCGTGGGCTTACAACCCATGATAATGGTAGAACGTTCCGCACAATCATTCGTTCTCTTGAGGATATCGGGTATAGAATAGAGTTTCGTCTTTTGAATTCAAGCAATTACGGAATCCCTCAAAACAGAGTGCGGATTTACATTGTAGCATCCTTAGATGCAAAGCCTAAAATCACTTTACCAAGCGACGTAGGATCAAGTGATTCGCACAGCTTTATTGCATACTCGCAATCGTTAGATCTGTTCAACAACAAAGCCGTTTCGGTTGTGAGAGACATACTGGAGGATAATCCAGACAGCAAGTACGACTGCTCGCCATGGTTCACTGCTAAGTTGAGCCAAATTGTTGGAGGAAATCTAAAAAAACTAAACGGCGTTCGGTTAATTGATACTCGGCACGGGAACTCTATCCATTCATGGGACATAGGGATTAAAGGTGCTTGTAATATCCAAGAAATCAATTTTATGAACCTATTGATCTCTAACCGCAGGCGGCATATTTTTGGTACGCACCAGGATGGTAAAGCCTTGACACTTGAGCAAATCCAGCATTTTTACACCAAACCTGATATTCACGACGTAATTGATGGATTGTTAGATAAAGGGTACTTGAGAGAAGAGAATGGTAGATATAACCCTGTTTGCGGGAATATGTCATTCGAGGTGTTTAAATTTCTTGATCCCGATAGCATATCAATCACGCTGACCGCCTCCGACTCTCACAAACTCGGCGTTTATCATAATCATCGCCTGCGAAGGCTAACTCCAAGAGAATGTGCACGATTACAAGGCTTCCCCGATTCTTTCACATTGCATCCAAACGACACGTACGCCTATCGGCAAATAGGTAATGCTGTTAGCGTCCCTGTGATTGAGCAGCTTTTTTCTAATTATTTTCAAAACAATACGATTTCCCTTTTCAGCGATTAA
- a CDS encoding ATP-binding cassette domain-containing protein has translation MIRITDLHKSFGAVAPACGINLTVKRSTTTTVVGRSGTGKSVLLKSIVGLIEPDRGSILVDTIEVVGAKPKVLEEIRKKVGYVFQSGALYDSMTVGENLAFPLQRTKKELSWSEIKDRVAHYLEQVGLPEKLNTMPSELSGGQRKRIGVARTIITEPECLLYDEPTTGLDPQTTREISELILHLRDNLKITGIVVTHDPYCLKIVSDNVAYIEGGVIAFEGALEEAKHSNHEFLQTFFSLD, from the coding sequence ATGATCCGGATTACCGATCTACATAAAAGTTTTGGGGCTGTTGCTCCGGCGTGCGGGATTAACCTGACGGTGAAGCGTAGCACCACCACCACGGTGGTTGGTCGCTCCGGCACCGGAAAAAGCGTGTTGCTGAAAAGCATCGTCGGATTAATTGAACCCGACCGCGGGAGCATTCTTGTGGATACTATCGAGGTTGTTGGCGCGAAGCCGAAGGTGCTGGAAGAAATTCGCAAAAAAGTTGGCTACGTTTTCCAGAGCGGTGCGTTGTATGATTCGATGACCGTGGGCGAAAACCTTGCATTCCCGCTGCAACGCACAAAAAAAGAACTCTCCTGGAGTGAAATCAAGGATCGTGTTGCCCATTATTTGGAGCAAGTTGGTTTGCCGGAAAAACTCAACACCATGCCAAGCGAGCTTAGCGGCGGGCAACGCAAGCGCATTGGGGTGGCACGAACAATTATCACCGAGCCGGAATGCCTGCTGTACGACGAGCCAACAACCGGGCTTGACCCCCAAACCACTCGCGAAATTTCCGAGCTTATTTTGCACCTTCGCGACAACCTAAAAATTACCGGAATAGTTGTCACCCATGATCCCTATTGCTTGAAAATCGTTTCCGATAATGTTGCCTACATTGAAGGTGGAGTAATTGCGTTCGAGGGGGCTTTGGAAGAAGCAAAGCATTCCAATCACGAGTTTCTGCAAACATTTTTCTCACTTGACTAA